A genomic stretch from Armatimonadota bacterium includes:
- a CDS encoding DEAD/DEAH box helicase: MRAVDAAGYTETTPVQEAAIPAGLEGRDLVCTAQTGTGKTAAFVLPILQSLLQSKSKRGRVRAIIITPTRELAEQIHAAIRQLGQFTWIRSATVYGGVAMAPQERALRKGVDIIVACPGRLIDHLQRGNADLREVETLVLDEADRMLDMGFMPQVRQIVERIPRDRQTLFFSATFAPELNQLASEVLHNPARVEIGIAAPACTITHTLCPVANECKTDLLIQLLRHSDIESVLIFTRTKHRADRVAAQLGRAGFRAEALHSNKSQNQRQRTLDGFRSGKFQLLAATDMAARGLDIERVSHVINYDVPDTPDAYIHRVGRTGRAERSGDALTLVTADDRSTIRDIERALGEPIEVRKVEGFDYGNPTLRAGKSSGAGRTQPTPTSYSSRNDRRMQYSSRKSSASRRSGR; encoded by the coding sequence CGCCGCCTTCGTGCTCCCGATCCTCCAGTCGCTCCTGCAGAGCAAGAGCAAACGCGGCCGCGTACGCGCGATCATTATCACCCCCACGCGGGAGCTGGCGGAGCAGATACACGCGGCAATTCGGCAACTGGGTCAGTTCACCTGGATCCGTTCAGCAACGGTGTACGGGGGCGTCGCAATGGCCCCGCAAGAGCGCGCACTCCGCAAGGGCGTGGACATCATCGTCGCCTGCCCCGGCAGGCTCATCGACCACCTGCAGCGCGGCAATGCCGACCTGCGCGAGGTGGAAACGCTCGTGCTGGATGAGGCCGACCGCATGCTGGACATGGGCTTCATGCCCCAGGTCCGCCAGATCGTGGAACGCATTCCGCGCGACCGGCAGACTCTCTTCTTTTCCGCGACCTTCGCGCCCGAACTCAACCAGCTGGCATCAGAGGTATTGCACAACCCCGCACGCGTGGAGATCGGGATTGCCGCGCCGGCCTGCACCATCACCCATACTCTCTGCCCGGTTGCGAATGAGTGCAAGACTGACCTTCTTATCCAGCTGCTGCGACACAGCGACATCGAGTCGGTTCTGATCTTCACCCGGACGAAGCACCGCGCCGACCGTGTCGCCGCGCAACTTGGCCGCGCAGGGTTCCGCGCCGAAGCCCTGCACTCCAATAAGTCACAGAACCAGCGCCAGCGCACCCTGGATGGCTTCCGGTCGGGCAAGTTCCAGCTTCTCGCTGCCACCGACATGGCCGCCCGGGGGCTGGACATCGAGCGCGTCTCGCACGTGATTAACTACGACGTGCCGGATACGCCCGACGCTTACATTCACCGGGTTGGCCGCACGGGACGTGCCGAACGCAGCGGCGATGCCCTGACGCTGGTCACCGCAGACGACCGATCGACGATCCGTGACATCGAGCGCGCTCTGGGAGAACCCATCGAGGTCCGCAAGGTGGAGGGGTTCGACTACGGGAACCCAACCCTCCGCGCGGGCAAGTCATCGGGTGCTGGGCGAACGCAGCCCACGCCGACATCGTACAGCTCCCGCAACGACCGGCGCATGCAGTACAGCTCACGGAAGTCCTCCGCGAGCCGCCGTTCGGGCCGTTGA